AATTAATATGGAACATATCTACACCAGTCCATCGGCTAAGATGTTGAATCGATGAAGTTGTGTTTTTAAACCAATAATTTGAACATAGCATTGATTTGAGAAATGCAATAACTATATCAGGTTGTTGAACAGCAAATTGTCGTCTTGCAACAACGCCATAAAATGCAAATGGTGTTGATACTTCATCTTCTACTTTTTGGTAGTGATGTTCCGCTGAGATGATATGATCGAATGGTGTAAAACATGCCACTGCTCCAGCATCCATAGAATTATCAAAAGGAGTTTTCTGGTTCTCAAGACTTATATTTATTAATCTTGCTGAACTGAGTATATTATTCTGATTTAAATTGTAAAGAAGACTTCCATGAGCCGTAGACAAAAAAGGCACAGCAATTATATTATTTTTAAGGTTTTTTAATTCGGTTTCTTTAATATCCTTGCGAATAAGCAAACTCGATCCACTTCCGTAAGGATTGATGCTCACAAAGCTTATAAGTATCGGCCCGTTCTCATCGTTATATGATTGATTTGTAGCCATATGACTAATCGCGTAATCTCCTATGATTGCAATATCTAACTCTGATTCCTTGAGACCTTTAAGCATTGGAGCTGCTGATTTGTAATCTATCCATTTTGTTGAGAACTGGTTTTGAGAGCTGTCGCTAATTTCCGCAATAAAAGAGTCAAGAAGCCCAAGCTTTTGAATGGCTCTTCCCGAAACCACCGTTTGAATAGTTCTATTTTGAATTCCAATTTTTAAGACCTTATTTTCTGAATGTTTGACAGTAATTGGTGAATTACTTTGTTTTTGAGAAGCCTTACTAAGCCTTGGCAGAATCGGTGGGTAATTATCTTCGAATTGATAGTTCAGATCTGCACTGAATACGAGATCATTACTATTTGGCTGTTCACCTTGTTTCCCTTTATGAGCGAGTAAAAATAGTCCATATGGCGTTGACAGTTCATTAACTCTAATGCGTTTGCAATTGCTCGGTACTTTTGTATTGCATAGCTTGATGCCTATTCCGCCAGCATCCCTAATTAGTTCTTCCATCAGTTTTTCCGAGACGTGGGAACGTTTTGTGAAATCAGTAATATCGAGTCCAAATGGTCTAATTCTTGTTTCGAGCAAATGCAAGCTTTCAGAATGCAGTTCCGGAAGAAATACTCTCTTCGAAAGCAACTCGCATAGATCAATAGATTCTTTGTTGCTTAAATCATCATCTGAATATACAAGCATAAACTCTTCATCGGTTATCAAGCGAGATTTAATTTCATTGGAATCGGTTTTGTATCTCGAGAGTCCAAAGGCATTGGTGTCTTTTTTTAATAGATCAATAATTTCCTGTTCGCTATTGCATTGAAATGTGTGAGTTGTTATTTCTTCGCCAAGTGTTGACTCTATATGTAATATGACCTGTTTAAGAGCGCTCATGCTAACGTCAGATTCGTGATATATAGTGTAATTAAGTTTATTTTGTTTTTCTTGGTTGTCAAAGTAATGCTCTAACTCCTCAATTTGTTTGACGACATGCTCCAGCTTCTCTTGTGCATAACGACCAGACTCTGAGAGGTGAATTTTATTATTTTCGCGATGAATTAGTGTTGTTTTTAAGTGTTTCTCGAGTGCTATGACCTTCAGGCTTATTGAGGGTTGACTCAGGTGTAAAAATTTTGCAGCTTTTGTGAAGCTACCAAATTCGGAAACAGCTAAAAATGCCTTGATTTGAGAGAGGTCCATCGTCAAACCATTTTTACTAATATATGTAACTACGATCACTGTTTGGGTGTCGAATGATACCAATCATGATTTGACGCGCAGGGATTAGGAAAGCCAATTCAGGTTTGAATTACTTCGTAAGTACTCTGATGTTAAGGTTAAAATTGATTGAACTCCTTTTTGAGCAGTTGCAGGTTGCCAGCTGAGTTATCTTTTGAGATATTTAATAAGTTTTGAGAATTAGTTTATTGTTCATTTGGCTCGCGTAGGGTTTGTGTTTAGGGTTGCAGTCTGTAATTTGAGAGCCTTAATTACTTGTCTTCTTAGGTATTTCAACAATTGTTTATGGTTTGTATGATTGGTTTGCACTTGATTGATTTTTTTGCAATAATAAAGGCCCCATCGAAGAGGCCTAATTGGTGATTGTTCAGAATTTAAAAGTTGTCTGTATTAAACCTCCAAACACGTTAAATCGTCCGTCATAGCCAGCTCCATTGTCAATTAGATTTTGTGTGTTTTGCCCCATTGGCCTTGATAGATAAAAAAGAGCTGGTGCTACAGCTATATTATCCGTGACTTGAAAATTATAGTAGAGTTCGAAGATATAGTTACCATCGAATGCTGTATCACTGCCTTCGAGAGCTGTGGCAAAGGTCGGCTGGCCAACAGCAATGCCAAGGGCGTTACCGTCCATAAGCGCATCTTCCCACTTCAGGCCTGTGAACCAGCTCTGTGAGTTGGTGTATGTTCCATCAACAATTCTTTTGCCATTGACTGTGTTTATCGACCAACCTATTGAAATGGATGGAATTAATCCACTTTTCTCTGGCTGCCAATAAGCGTTTAACGCATAACTGTTGGAGGAACGCGTTGTGCGCTCTCCATTCTCAGTCGTGCACTTAAGATTGTATTTCTCGTTCTGTACGAAAGAAGTGCCTTTTCTAAAATTTGAATCACACTGGCCATATCGATACGCACCTGCTATGCCATAATTTCCATTTCCCCAACCTACCTGAGCTGTAAGATTTGCTGCTGAATTTTCAGTCATAAATCCTCCTTCTCCAGGGTTTGAATTAGACCCTGCTTTATTACCAGTCACATAGTTGATGCTGACATTTAAATTAGGCTCACCTTTATCAACTTTTTGCTGCCAGTAACCTCCAATTAATTGTCCTGTTGCTTTGTTATAAACTCCTGGCACACCGGCAACAGCAGTATAGTCAAGGATAGTGGCCCCCCCTTTTGTATATACAGATGGCCACATTGCTAATACTTCAGTATTTCTCGCTTTTGCACCCGCGATGAATGTGAAGCTTTCCCCAATTGGAAACTTGTAAAAGAGTCGATCAACTTTGACATTATCTTCGCTTGCAAACGCGATGTTTAGTCCTGTTAGGTTAACTCCTCTTCCACCGAAAGCTGATTGCCCGAAGTTGCCAGCGCGTAACTTTGTTCGTAGTAAATCCTTTCCGGTAAAGCTCGTATCGAGAAATAAATCAAGATTGTAATTAAATGTTAGTGCGCCAAATTCTTCGTTATATGCATCTGCTCCACCGGTTCCAACTTGATCGAAAGATATGCCATTTTGACTGTCACCATTAGCATTGACCCCACCAATGACGAAAGTTGTTTTACCTTTCAGCTTGGTCGTGGTGGAGAACTGGGTTGCTTCCAGTTCGCCAACGCGAGCTTCCAGACCGTCAACACGGCCCTTGACGATGGCGAGTTCCTTTTCGAACTCCTTCATCAGACGCTTGAGCTCGTCGGTCACTTCGGTGACGCGGTCGAGACAGGCATTCAGCAGTGCGGCCGCCTCAAAGCGGGTCATGGCACGGTTGCCGCGGTAGGTGCCGTTGGGATAACCGGCGACACAGCCGTAGCGCTCAATCAGGTTGCTGAGAGCCTGATAGGCCCAGTCGGTCGGGTAGACATCAGAGAACTGGGTGATGCTGGTGACCTGCTCGACCGACACCGCATCTTTTGATAAGGGAACATAAGATGAGATGCGATCAATACTCAGTTCTGTAGCGTTTGTTGCAGAAGTCTGTGCTAAAAGCGCTACTACCGCTTGGCAGGCAAGGAATTGATGAGCTAGTTTCATTGATGATGGCCTCACACTGTGTAATTGAGCTGGCAAAACAACTCGACATAAATTTATTCTTGATAGCGAAAAAATATTGAACTTTATTATTGATATTTTTAATAGCCTTATTCGTTATTTCAATCTATATGGACCTGTAATTAGGACAGATTCGTATATAGTTATTGGTGTCAATATAAATCTTTCATGGACATCCAACGTCATCAAGTTGATTTTTTAGTCGTAGGTGGTGGTACAGCTGGATGTATGGCAGCTATCAAAGCCAAACAAAGGAATCCTGATGCCAATGTATTGGTTTTAGAAAAGGCAAATATCCGACGCAGTGGTGCAATTGCAATGGGAATGGATGGTGTTAATACTGCTGTTATTCCTGGTAATTCCACACCTGAACAATATGTCAAGGAAATCACGATTGCGAATGATGGAATCCTTGATCAAAAGTCTGTGTATAAAACTGGTGAATTGGGTTTCAGTGTTATTCAGGAACTCGAAAGTTGGGGAGTGAAATTTCAAAAAGATAATGAAGGAAACTACGATCTTAAACAAGTTCATCGCGTTGGTAAATATGTTTTACCAATGCCTGAGGGTAAAGATCTTAAAAAGATTCTTTCTCGTCAGGTTAAGCGCCATAAAGTTAAAGTGATTAATCGCGTAATGGCGACTCGTGTTGTTGTACAAAACGATCGTGTAGCCGGCGTTACAGGTTTGGATGTTCGTTCTGGTGATTTTCATGTTATTCAAGCGAAAGCGGTACTTCTTTGCACTGGGGCTTGCGGTCGTCTTGGATTACCGTCTTCAGGATATTTATATGGAACTTACGAAAATCCAACTAATGCTGGTGATGGTTATTCTATGGCCTATCATGCCGGAGCAAAATTATCAAACCTAGAATGTTTTCAAATTAATCCTTTAATTAAGGACTACAATGGTCCTGCTTGTGCATATGTGGCAAGTCCGTTCGGAGCTTATACAGCAAATGCTGAAGGTAATCGTTTTATAAGTTGCGATTACTGGAGTGGTCAGATGATGCTCGAAATGTGGAAAGAACTCAATTCGGGATCCGGACCTGTACATCTAAAAATGTACCATTTGGACGAAGCAACTATTTCGGAAATTGAAACTGTTCTTTTCGCTAATGAGCGTCCGAGTCGAGAACGTTTTCATGCTGGACGCAATGAAAATTATAGAACCCACGGAGTTGAAATGAGTATATCTGAAATTGGTCTATGTAGCGGACATTCTGCCTCAGGAGTTCAGGTTGATGAAAATATGCAAACTTCAGTAACCGGCCTTTATGCTGCGGGGGATATGGCTAGTGTTCCTCATAATTATATGATCGGTGCTTTTGTTTCTGGCAGGGTTGCGGCCGAGCATGCGATAGATGCAATACGTGATTTTGAGCATCAAGAACCTGATGAATCTTTTTTAATGGAGGAGCAGAAAAGAATTTATGCCCCTATATCTAATCCTGACGGCATCCCTCATACTCAAGTTGAATACAAACTCCGTCGTTTTGTTAATGATTACTTACAGCCACCAAAAGCTCCGCACAATATGCAAATAGGGCTTGATAAATTCGTGGCTTACAATTCTGTCTTGGCTGAGCTTGGTGCACGTGACCCGCATGAGTTAATGCGTTGTATGGAAATTCATTTTATTCGTGACTGTGCTGAAATGGCTGCACGTGCTTCACTTTTCAGGAAGGAAAGTCGATGGGGTCTCTACCATTATCGTCTTGATTTCCCAGATCGCAATGATGATGAATGGCTTTGTAATTGCATTGTTCAAAAAGCTTCAGATTCATCAATGCTCCTCTGCAAGCAACCACTTCAACCTTATATTATTGACGTGAATGTTTCAGAAGAGCAGTATGACGTTGCTGTTCCAGTTTAATCCCTCTTATTATCATGTCTCTTGCTTTCAACCGTTCTGACGTTCCCGTCATTGTTGACGAATCCAAATGTCTCGAAAAATGTAATGC
Above is a window of Synechococcus sp. BIOS-E4-1 DNA encoding:
- a CDS encoding LysR family transcriptional regulator, coding for MDLSQIKAFLAVSEFGSFTKAAKFLHLSQPSISLKVIALEKHLKTTLIHRENNKIHLSESGRYAQEKLEHVVKQIEELEHYFDNQEKQNKLNYTIYHESDVSMSALKQVILHIESTLGEEITTHTFQCNSEQEIIDLLKKDTNAFGLSRYKTDSNEIKSRLITDEEFMLVYSDDDLSNKESIDLCELLSKRVFLPELHSESLHLLETRIRPFGLDITDFTKRSHVSEKLMEELIRDAGGIGIKLCNTKVPSNCKRIRVNELSTPYGLFLLAHKGKQGEQPNSNDLVFSADLNYQFEDNYPPILPRLSKASQKQSNSPITVKHSENKVLKIGIQNRTIQTVVSGRAIQKLGLLDSFIAEISDSSQNQFSTKWIDYKSAAPMLKGLKESELDIAIIGDYAISHMATNQSYNDENGPILISFVSINPYGSGSSLLIRKDIKETELKNLKNNIIAVPFLSTAHGSLLYNLNQNNILSSARLINISLENQKTPFDNSMDAGAVACFTPFDHIISAEHHYQKVEDEVSTPFAFYGVVARRQFAVQQPDIVIAFLKSMLCSNYWFKNTTSSIQHLSRWTGVDMFHINYILGERHGKDGHYQPDMKIREDWIEEYTEKIFIENQRNKSTVSKRSSIVQTEYLDSAMRDLGMTKF
- a CDS encoding iron uptake porin produces the protein MKLAHQFLACQAVVALLAQTSATNATELSIDRISSYVPLSKDAVSVEQVTSITQFSDVYPTDWAYQALSNLIERYGCVAGYPNGTYRGNRAMTRFEAAALLNACLDRVTEVTDELKRLMKEFEKELAIVKGRVDGLEARVGELEATQFSTTTKLKGKTTFVIGGVNANGDSQNGISFDQVGTGGADAYNEEFGALTFNYNLDLFLDTSFTGKDLLRTKLRAGNFGQSAFGGRGVNLTGLNIAFASEDNVKVDRLFYKFPIGESFTFIAGAKARNTEVLAMWPSVYTKGGATILDYTAVAGVPGVYNKATGQLIGGYWQQKVDKGEPNLNVSINYVTGNKAGSNSNPGEGGFMTENSAANLTAQVGWGNGNYGIAGAYRYGQCDSNFRKGTSFVQNEKYNLKCTTENGERTTRSSNSYALNAYWQPEKSGLIPSISIGWSINTVNGKRIVDGTYTNSQSWFTGLKWEDALMDGNALGIAVGQPTFATALEGSDTAFDGNYIFELYYNFQVTDNIAVAPALFYLSRPMGQNTQNLIDNGAGYDGRFNVFGGLIQTTFKF
- a CDS encoding fumarate reductase/succinate dehydrogenase flavoprotein subunit: MDIQRHQVDFLVVGGGTAGCMAAIKAKQRNPDANVLVLEKANIRRSGAIAMGMDGVNTAVIPGNSTPEQYVKEITIANDGILDQKSVYKTGELGFSVIQELESWGVKFQKDNEGNYDLKQVHRVGKYVLPMPEGKDLKKILSRQVKRHKVKVINRVMATRVVVQNDRVAGVTGLDVRSGDFHVIQAKAVLLCTGACGRLGLPSSGYLYGTYENPTNAGDGYSMAYHAGAKLSNLECFQINPLIKDYNGPACAYVASPFGAYTANAEGNRFISCDYWSGQMMLEMWKELNSGSGPVHLKMYHLDEATISEIETVLFANERPSRERFHAGRNENYRTHGVEMSISEIGLCSGHSASGVQVDENMQTSVTGLYAAGDMASVPHNYMIGAFVSGRVAAEHAIDAIRDFEHQEPDESFLMEEQKRIYAPISNPDGIPHTQVEYKLRRFVNDYLQPPKAPHNMQIGLDKFVAYNSVLAELGARDPHELMRCMEIHFIRDCAEMAARASLFRKESRWGLYHYRLDFPDRNDDEWLCNCIVQKASDSSMLLCKQPLQPYIIDVNVSEEQYDVAVPV